DNA sequence from the Nicotiana tomentosiformis chromosome 3, ASM39032v3, whole genome shotgun sequence genome:
TCACAACTTCTGCCAAATGGACACTGAAACAGTTTTTGAGGCTTGGGAAAGATTCAAGGAGATGGTGAGAAAGTTTCAGCATAACGGTATTAAATTGTGGATGCAACTCCTGGAGTTTTTGGGATGGACTGATACCTACCTCACGACGAACTCTGAACACTACAGTCGGAGGTCATTTAATGAAGAAGACTCCTGGGAGATTGTGGCGATTCTTGACAAGCTATCTGAAGATGCTAACCAGTAGCCTGCTAAGAGTAATGATAGAAGAAGATCAGTTGGGTTTCATTAAGTAGATTCTAACACAGTAGTGCAAGCCCAACTAGATTCCATGTCCAAAGAGATAAGAAAGTTGACCTTAGCCAAGGTCCGGAGCCAGCCATCACCAGTTTGTGATTTTTGTGAAATGGGCCATCCAACGCACGAGTGTTAGGCCTTAGCTGTAGATGAAGTGGTAAATATTGTGGGAATTGTTTATAGAGGCAACTACCAGAGTGGTAATAATTTTAATTGTATGGGACAGAGGCACCCAGGAGTTTCTTGGAATTCACCAAGTGGTAGCCTGAACTCATGGcagcaaaataactctagacctcagggacaaggagctccaggctTTCAAAATCAGCATAGGCAGCAATATCAGCCTACACAGTCTAATCAATCTAGAAtggaagatctaatgaaggccttcatcatcaagacagatgagaggcttGACACCCATGGTGCAAATATCAAAGAACTGGGCACATCATTTCGAAACCTGGAAAGACGGGTTGGAAACTAGCTACTCTATTGTCTGAGAGGGTTCCAGGAACGCTCCCTGCTGATACTAAAAGAAATCCAAAAGAGACAATAAATGCAGTGTCCTTGAGGAGTGGGCACGAGTTGGAGGATCCTATAGCAAAGGAAAAGGAGGAGCCGATTGGAAAACTGGTAGACATTATGGAAGAGCAGAAAAATAGCAACATTCAAAAAGGTGCGAGGATGGTAGATGATGGTCTGAAGAAGAAGGGGGAGACTAGATcttagaaaaagaagaaaaaatggtAATTCGACAAATAATGAGACTGAAGAGAGCAAATACATGCCAGCTCTACATTTTCTCCAAAAGCAAAGAAGAGAGAAGTTAGACAAACAATTCGAGCACTTTCTAGAAGTGTTCAAGCAGGTGCATGTGAATATACCTTTCACAAAGGTTCTTTctcaaatgccagcttatgctaaattcgtgaaggagataTTGTCCGAGAAGAGGAAAGTGGAAGAGACATCAGTTGTCAAGCTGACAGAGCATTGTAGTGCCATCTTACAAAATAAGCTCCCTAAAATAAATGGAGATCCAGGGAGtattactataccttgctctttaggaagtactaaatttcaaaaatctttatGTGAATTAGGTGCTTCTAATAATATTATGCCTTTATCTATTTTCAAGAAATTAGATGGAGATATTGAAGAAAGCAGGTTGATACATGTGTCCTTGCAGCTGGCGGATCATACCACAATCATACCTGAAGGAATAGTGAAAGATGTGTTGGTTCGGGTAGACAAATTTATGTTCCCTGTGGACTTTATTATGGTGAACATGGAGGAAAATAGGGAGGTCCCTCTTATTTTAGTAAGACCATTCTTAGCTACGGGAAGAGCAATTCTAGATCAGGAAAGGCAACCCATGCTCAGAATGGGGGATGAAAGGCTAATCTTCAAGATGGAAGGAGAAAGGGGGGCCTGAAAGAGTAAATTGGAAAGAGTGAAgctgataagtgtggggtgtacccaaagAAGGCATAAAATAAGCTCTCATCGTGGATGTGTGCACTGGGTCGAGCGTGCAAAGGAGATTCTGACTTcgattcagaccccgactagatgaatcaggaaagtttcctttacctcttgctttttatttgtatgTCATGTGGACATGCCACcgtttaaagtgtggggtggggaatgTATCTATGTATATGTGTGTTTGTAATCGttttttttattgaaaaaaaaacCCTACGATGGATCTCCCCGGctgtcttcttgagggattaTAGTCAAAGAAAAAAGACTTTAGCCTTTTGTTTGTGTTTTGTTTTCTTAGGTAGTTTAACAATTCCCCTTTGGTTCTTATTTGTGTCGCGGTTCATTTCCAAGGATTTTGCTTGAACgtggtgtagttagtttttcttttagTAGGAGTAGTGAAGTCTTGTGTTAGGTGTTAAAGGGAGATAATTTTTCTGGACTTTGTTGTGCCTTGAGAGCAGTGAGTGCCTGATTTGTGATGcctaggctcagtttttgactcctAAATAAGTACCTTGAATTTTGTGATTGTAACATTGCTTACTGCTTTGACTGGAGAGTCGGTATAGATctgatcctaagtgagttatgtgtcaatgtgtgtgtgagattttgTTATGTTCTgtgcatgtcagttgatgtctagaacttactTCATGTGTTtccaaagtgaaatagtagtcttgttcagtctagaaagtgatataggcatttctttattgagccagatatatgcttttacccaccaaaTTAATGTGTATATTAGTTAGCCTCGTTGAGCCTTTAAtcatatttctttggcaaccaaaCTACAAGCTtgacccctttgtttgaattgtCTATATGTTTGAACctttttacctctcgtgagcacttgaaatagTTATGAGCCTGTGAAAGAGAAAGTTGAGGTATGGTCgggttttgagtggaactatagaaAAAGGAGAAAGGTGCGCTAGTTGAAAAATTGTGAGAGCCATTTGTagagaattgaaaaaaaaaagtttgattgaaaagggaaaaaaatcagaacttagaaaagaaaaaatgaattccatgctagtggtagttctcatcTTGTTTGTGCTTAAAGATATTAGGAGTTGATGCTATTATGAATGAAGGTTCGGGTTTGGttcaacataagtgtggggtttgaattgttaatgtatatatattaaagtgcttagggaggtgtagtcactatatccaaatcTATCCTACtcgtcccgcaacctacattacaaccaaattaagtcctacttgatccttgactgacaAAGCTCAATTAGTaaagtattacactacgggcaagcctatggtgtaTCTTCTGTGGCATTTGAATTTTAATTCTGAGAgtaagtgaattctttctatcttgagttcctaattgttcttgaaCTTTATTGTGTGTAGAACTACTATCTATTATTTGTGTAAGGGCACATGACTTGCAAAGGAAAGGTCATGtctttgacctctgtgttagagtaagtgagcataTTGTGAAAGATGCGTGGTGCTAATGAGTCGAGTCTTGAGGCTGGGATGTTATGATAGGGTGCTTagtctgttttaaatatttttggcaTGATGTGTTAGTGAAGTTGTCTGAAAAGAAGGTCGTCTCTATGTGAAGTGCAATTTGACAGCTCAAGGATGAGtaatggtttaagtatggggtgttgatggtaggctagaatcaCGTGCTTTAGTCATAGTTTGCAttctaattactgcattttacttgtgtttgaccTTAAATGTTAGTGTATTGCACGTATTATATATTTTATGCCTTACAGGAAGTGATTTCGAGTTAAAAAGATATTCGGGAGCTAattgaacaagttggagctttgaagttagagtaaaagcctaagggattaaaccgggatcgcgttcaagggtcgaggaccaagtctggatgtcaaaatgtGAAGAAAAAGAGTAACTCTAGAAGACCTCTACTACCACATTGCATGGGGCGGGGCATGGAGCGGCGCATGGAGCGGCACGACAATGTATTTCTATTGCTGCCCGTCAGAACATGCTCTCTGAACTTCATCATTAGCGCCCCGCATGGGCCGGCGCAAGGCGCGGCTATGCAATTTTCTCAAAGTATTTGTCCTGTTTCAGCTTGGAAAAGGTAATTTTACCTAGGGCCACTCCTACAGggtataaatacatcaaaaagACATTTTTGAATGGACTTttgactttggaagctttggGAGAGAATTGGAGGCTAAGGATCAATCCattaacgcatgcttgcatacttcactgtgcttatattagttcacctcgtcgagttaagatttaatcaagagaggagtcttgactacacgtttgaactaatccTCGAGTGAATTCCTGAGAATCATTAGAATATTATagtgaattaaactagagttaaatcccaaatagctatcttgcacctatcatgtcaaacctttattcctcacattgataagaaaccaacTCTACAGATCTCTAATTCCTTGCTGTTAATTGTCAATTTCTTTATTTTAGTAGTTAAACTTAGTTTATAATCATTTAACTCAAGTGTTGATCCTCCTGAATAGCAATTAACCCAGAAATTACTCAAACATTGTTTAAATCGAATCCATGTGAagacgatattatactatactattttTTCTTAGCGAGCATTcatttcgtgttgtgttttgcgctcgttatttacacttaccccttcacgctcgTCTCAGTGGACCCCATAGTACTCGATTTCTACAAAAGGTACGAGGTCTTCCTTTAGCATCTTCACCCATCCTTTCAGAGGATCTTAATCCTCCTTCGACACTTCGTAAACAACATCGAATCACCtgggttcaccctcgaccatctactTCGTCTATACAATCCCTGAATTATTTTAGGGGGGTTGATCAAGCTCGTTCGCCGAGCAGGTAAGGCTCCATTCTCGAGCATTGACGATGACCAAGATCGAGGTTGGCAAGGGAGGTTCATTTGGGTGAAAACCGAAGACATCATCCCCTCCGAATTTCTACTGTTCCCCCAAAAGTGGGACGCATCCCGTAAGTCTTTTTCTTCTCGAATATTTGGCATTCCCTTTTATTCTTTATGCGCATGGAGCAAGCTCTCAAAGGGCAAGTGGGAGGCCCATTCCCATGGTGAGGCTCTTCCATGAATGGTAACACTCATACACTTGACTTATATTTCATTGAGTCTTCTTCCTGCTTATAGGTTTGCACAAGATCACCGAGCCCAGGCCGTTGGATGAGGAAGAGGATTCGCTCTCGCTCGACGAACCCTCTACTTTGGGACAGCTCGGGGCTCCCGCAAAGGaggataaaaataaaagtaagagtAAGTCCTAGGGCTCCCCGGATGCCGAGGTGAATAAAAAGAGGGTGGCCATCCGGTCCAGAAAAACAAACAAAATACCAAGTCCAGGGTACCGGACTCTGATTCCTACTACCGACTCAGGGACTACCTCGAGGATGATGACCTTGAGTTTATTGCTCACGAGTCGACCATCAATGAAGGGGAGCAGGTGGCCACCAGTAAAGGTAACCAAGAGGTTGATCCCCCTCTAGCTCGGGGACCAGAGGGAGAGTTTGTGGCCATGGCCTCCCGAGAAGTTGCTCCTGTCCCCGAAAAAGGTAGCCGGTGTCATTAACATTGCGGAGATATTGTCCTATACTAAGTCCATGCTCGAAGAGGCTCAAGCTGATAAAGAGAAATCAAACAAGGTGGCGTCGGGCTAGATGATGCCCTCAACAAGTTCTTCGATGGCATGGACATAGTCGTGTTGGAGGACTTCTCCGGGCTTAGTCACCTGGAGGTCCCAGAAAAGGATGTGCCATCAGGAGTGGGCGAGCCTAGCTTGAGCCCAAAACTAGTGAAGCAGTTCCCTACCCCGAGTGTGGACCTTGATCGTAAGAGAATGATCATCCTTACTATCCCAGCGTAAGCCCGGGCACTATCCGCTCCGGTGAGCTTGGCCAGCTACCTTCGTTGCCTAGTAACCGAGGAGAAACAGGCAAATATGAATGAGGTAGGCACGTCCAGCCTCTTCAACACGACGCAACAGGCACTGAACCGGGTAAGACATTTATCCTTTATATCTTTCGCGGATTGTTGCTCAGCATATTCTAATGGCCTAATTATTTTTCAGGCTTCAGTGCTTCACCATGAAAGCTTCCTTCGGTCTCGCTTGGAAATCTGtcagctcgagttcgagctcaaaaAGCAGATTCGGAAGGACATGTATAGGGATCTTAGTGAGCAACAAGATAAGGCTCTTAAGGATCTCCCAACTCTCCGGGCCGAGCTGGAAAAGGATTAGAAAGAGGCCTCGTCTGTGAAATGGGAGCACACCGATATGGTCGAGAAGGTAAGGATCTTTAAGGCTAAAAATGAGAAGCTACTCGTGATGACTAACAATGCAACCCCGTATGTCCAAGAGAAGGTAGACTTGATCAACCAACTTCGAGATGAGTTGGACGAGGTCAAGGCCACGACCTAAGCGTCGAAGGGCAGTATGGACCTGCTGGCTTCGGAGAAAGAGTCTACAAAAGAGGAGTTGCCATCGGTCAAGGACCAACTTGGGGTGGAAAGGGGCAAGGCCGATAAGTGGTATCGGCTAAATGATGACCTTCTGGCATAGCTGAATTCAGTCGTCACGGAATGGGATGCCCTCGGCCAAGAATATACTGCGCTGAGGTCCAAATTGGAGGCAACTTTCATCGATTCCTCCGAAGTTGAGGAGATAACCGAGGCCCGCTTAAAGACAAAGACCGAATATATGAAGCGACTATCTTGGAGAGAGACCCTCGAGGTGATTCACGCCTGAGGTTTTGACCTATCGGACCAGATCGAAGAAACCAAAAAACTCGAGGTCGAGGGATAGAACCTCTTTGAGCCTACGGGTCCCGAAGGCTCCGAgggttttgacagttctggtgaTGAGTCGAGCCCCGGTGAAGACTAGACTTAAATGCCTTAGTTCCTTTTTAGTTCTCGcttgtatattttttttgtttatttcagGGTCGGTTTACCCCCTTAGCAACACTGTATCTTTACCTTTCAGCATCTACTTACATTTTTTTATTCACGTATTGTTTTTAATGCATTAGCATAAAATCAAATGTAGTCTAGAGCATCCATTATTTGGAGACTCGAATGAGGCCCGATTCCGATAGTAACTCCGGATTACTCGTGGCTTCGAGTCTTCAATAAAATCCAAAGCCTCTAAGATGCTTAAATCGGTAATATTTTTGTCGAGTGTAACATTTTAGTAGGTTTTGATAATACGTAAGAGTCCTACTTTTCTGGGGGTTATCTCCCAGCTTTGTTTATGGCGGTCGTAGCCTTTCCTATTCAGGCACTACCTAAATAAGCTTTGGTGCCTCTGGGATTCGATAGCCCGGGCTGTCCAAATTTTTTATCGGGCTACAGTCCCCGAATAGGGGTAGCGTGTGGGATTTAGGATCTAGGATCGATGAAGCAAAATGCATAGTGATAAAGTATAAGGGAATCATAGATTTCTTTCATTGCTTTATATGCAAGGTACATGATCGGAGGAACATAGGACTTGTGTCGTGGCTAGAGTGGGCTACATGTACACAGTTCGTAAGACCGTTTGACCTTTACAAATGAATCATAATCACCATGCCTTGGCTTTTGACATATAAAACTTTCCCTTCCTAAGAATCCTAACCTAGGGGTGATGGCCCCCAATATTTGAGGCCGAACTTTTGAGGGCTCGGATAACGTTGATCCTGTGCAAATGATCATCAATTTTGATTTAAGGCCAGTCTTAAAAACTAAGGTAGCACATTTACTGttttctcgttaaaaaccttgccgaaaaacccgttcgattcaagggaaaaagagtacaacacgtgctttcagacctaatagtcatATTCGCCCATGGCCGAGTACCTGCATACGTTAACCCGTAATGTAACTAAATTAAAAAGGAATTAGGTCCGTACCTTAGCTGTAGTACCGCTTTAACTGTGCCACGTTCCAGTCGTTTGGTAGTTGTACACCGTTTCCCGAATCGAGTTTATACGAGCCTTTGTCGGTTATTCTGATGACTCGATATgatccttcccaattcgggcccaGATTCCCTTTGTTTGGATTCCTGGTGTGTAGTGTAACCttcctcaacaccaagtccccaacttgaaaatgttggaggttggctcttcggttgtagtatctCCCTATTCATTGTTGTTTGGCAGCCAGCTAGACCAGGACGGCCTCCCatctttcgtccaataattccaGGCTCGTGGTCATGGCCTCGCCGTTTGACTCTTCGGTAGTATACTGGAACCTTAAACTCGGTTCCCCTAACTCGGGTGGTATTAAGGTTTTCTCTCCAAATACCAGAGAGAACGGGGTTGCCCAGGTACTTGCCTTAGAAGTCATACGGTATGCCCAAAAGAATTTCAGGcaagatttccttccactttcctttcGAACCTGTCAACATCCTTTTCAGattttggagtatagttttgttcgatgattctgcttgcccgttcccactagggtggtaaggcgTTGAtaatattttcttgattttttgaTCTTCAAAAAACTTACTTACCCTATTATCGACGAATTGTTTTCCGTTGTCATAAACGATCTCGGTTggtatcccaaattgacataTTGTGTGATCACATATGAAGTTGATGACTTGTTTCTCTCGGACCTTCTCGAACGTTtgagcctcgacccatttggaaaaGTAATCagtcatgaatagtatgaattgaactttaacaggtgcccatggcagggaaccgacaatgtccattccccatttcataaatggccatggtgacaggACCGGGTGGAGAATTTCTCCCAATTGATGAAACATTGGGATGATTCTTTGTCACTCGTCGCATTCTCGCACGAAGTCTTTTGCATCCTTTTCtatttcattccagtagtagccggctctgattagcTTCCGAACTAAGGATTCTGCCCTCGAATGATTCCCGCAAGTGCCTTGTGAATTTCTCTCATAGCGTATTTGGTCTCTCTCGACCCTAAGCATCTAGATGGTGGGTCGGAGAAGGATCTCCTAAACAATTCCCCTTCGATTAAGCTAAATCTGGCAACCTTGGTGCGCAGGGCTCTCGATTCCTTGGGATCCGAGGGAAATTATACTGTCTTCAGATagtctatgtatttatttctccaatcccaagtcaaacttgtcaagtttacttcggcgtgaccttcttctaccCCCAAATTCATCACTTATACCACTGCCCCCAAACCGAATTCATCAGAGTTGACAAACGACCCCAAGTTGGatagtgcatcggcctcactattttgatctcggagtacatgctgcaaagtccattccttgaattggtgcAGGGTCACCCGCACCTTCGCATATGTTCTTCCTTAACTTCGAACGTtccgttgacttgatttacgacgaggagagtcacatttggcttcgatcactttGGCCCCAAGGCTCTTAGATAGTCCTAAACCTGTaaccatggcctcatactcggcttcattgttagtcaattttacagttctaataggcTGCCTAAATACGCTTCCTACGAGTGGTTTTAACATGATACCGGTCCCAGACCCCTTCACGTTGGAGGCATCATCCTTGAATAGGGTCAAGATTCCTGAATTAGCCCCTGAGGTAAGCAGTAACTACTTTTCGACTCCAGGTATTAAGGgcggcataaagtcggccacgaagtctaccaaaatctgagattttatggcAGTTGGGGGTCGGTActtgatatcgtacccgctaatctcTATAGCTTAATTGGCCAACCGGCCCatgagctcgggcttatgcataataTTCCTTGGTGAGTAAGAgattacgacacatatggggtggcattgaaagaaTAATTTTAGCTTCCGGAAGCGCTTATCAAGGCGAGAGCtaacttttctaggtgaggatacctttaTTCGGCATCGCCTAGGGTTTTACTAACTTAGTAAATAGGAAATTTCGTACCTTCTTCCTCCCGGACTAAGATGCCACTTACCACCACCTCAAAAGCCTACAAGCAGAGGTACAGTTGTTCGTGCACCTTTGGAGTGTGTAGCAGAGGGGGGCTCAACAGGTATCATTTGAGTTCGTTAAAAGCTTGTTGGCTTTCGGCAGTCCAGGAaatattattcttatttttcaatagtgagaagaatcgatggctcttatctgaggacctcgagatgaatcggcccAATGCGGCTATACACCGGTCAGCCTTTGCACCGCCTTGACGATGTCCACTATGGTGATGTCCTATTTTGTCGAGGTTGATTTCTATTCCCCAATTAGATACCATGAACTCGAGGAATTTTCCCAAACTGACCCAAAATGTGTACTTCTCCaagtttagcttcatgttgtatttccttagtatgtcgaaggtttcctgcaaatgtttcaaatggtcctctgatcacagggacttgaccaacatatcgtcaatataaatttccattgatttccctatttgttcttcgagcatccggtttactaggcgttagtAGGTGGCACCCGTATTCtttaatccaaacggcattaTGTTATAGCAATAGGTGCCAAATTTTgttatgaaagaagtcttttTTTGACCGCCCAGGTCTATCtggatttggttgtacctggagtaGGCGTCAAGAAAACTATGTATCTCATGTTCGGTCGTCGCGTCGATCATTCGATTGATGTTAGGcgaaggaaaagaatccttgggcaTGCTTTTTTAGGTCTTTATAATCCATGCACATcctttgtttatttattttttaggtactaccactacgttagctaaccaatctgGTATTTAACTTCTCGGATGGatcctatttttagaagtttggataccccatccttgatgaatgcatgtttgatctcagactggggtctcctcttctgcttaacCAGATGGAACTTCAGATCCAAACTCATCTTTTGGGTGGttacctccggtgggatccctgtcatgtcaagattgGACCAAGAGAAATAATCGGAGTTAGTTTTAAGAAATcaagaagttttttcctgagctcgagggttaacctcgtgcccaggtatacctttcgatctagTAGAtactcgattaatatgacttgctctaactCTTCAACCGTTGATTTGGTTGCGTCGGTGTCATTGGTAGCTATGAATGATCTCGAGACGCTGTAATCGTCCTCGTCGTCTGCTCCTTATTCTTCATGTTTCTCCAGTTCGGCTAATATCGGTATCACTGATTGCTATTTAGTCTCTTCttttttggtcggtttcgtaCTCCTCGACGTCAAAACCATGGGCATCAGGATCACTTCATCGACAACAAATATTTCCCTTGCAATCGGCTGTTCTCCGTAAACTGTTTTGACTTCCCCTGGTGTGGGAAATTTTAGCGCTTGGTGCAAGGTCGAAGGTaccgccctcatattgtggacccatggccttccaaatagagcattgtacctcatatccccttcgatcacgtagaactttgtttcttggattgTCCCGGAAAAGTTATCTCTCCATTCGTGGTCTCAcacgccatgttgaatccgtcTAATACCTGGAATGCTGGTACGATTTGATTCTGTAACCCCAATTACTCTACGACCCTTAATCTGATGATGTTGACCGAGCCACATGCATCAATCAACACACATTTAACCCGAAATTTTATAAataagtatagatattaccagtgtGTCATTGTGAGGTTGTACGATACCCTTGGCATCTTTATCTTGAATGAAATGGCTCCCTCTGGAACGTAATCCTAGTTGCGTTTTTCTCTCATAATGTATACTTTAGTGCGCTTCATTGTCGGTCCTTGGGGGACTTcgaacccccctcccccccccaatgATTATGTAGAtcacgtgttgaggttcttcttgttcaacCTGTTTTTGGGCGTCCCTATTTCTGAAGTGATTTTTAGCTCGTTCACTTAGGAACTCTCGGAGGTGCCCAGTGTTGAACAGTCAAGCAACTTCTTCTCTTAGCTATCGGCATTCTTCGGTCCTATGACTGtaagtgccatgatacttacacatttaGTTAGGGTCTCTCTGGGCTGTGTCAGACTGCAATGGTCGGggccacttggtctctttgataCGCCCTATGGCCGACACGATGCTTGCAGAGTCTATGTTGATGTTGTATTCCGATAATCTTAGTGCATCCCTACTCTCGAGTGACATGTCGAAACCATTCTTACTCATCAAGCCCCATCCACTAGACCCTTGATTGCTTCTCTTCTCATTCCTCGCGGGGTGACGCCCGTAACCATTTCCCCTTTGGTCTGCGTTGTACGATTGATATCGGTCTCGGACCGGTCTTGGATCTTAATCAATGGCTCTCTTGGGTCTATCATTGGTGCTGATGCGGTAAACAGATCCAGACGGTGTCCCgtgttggtcgtcctcgaccctgatatTCGACTGGTACCTGTTGTGTACATAGACTCAGGTTACCGCCGGGCTCTCCACCAAACATTATTTTAACTATTGGGAGGACACAGAACTTCAGGgattgagtccctgagtgaattcctgaacgacccaatcatctGCAACTGGTGGTAGGTCCATCTATTCCATCTGGAATCTCGACACGAACTCcatgagcatctcgttatccctttcTTTGACCTTGAAAAGATATGACTTTCTGGTCTaaaccttgatggccccggcatgggcctttacGAACGCATCAGCAAGCagagcaaatgagtcaatagaattatgaggcaagttgtgataccatatcatcacTCCATTGGACAAAGTTTCCCTAAACTTCTTCAGTAACACTGACTCGATTTCATTATCTTCCAAATGGTTCCCTTTGATCGCGCATGTATAGGAGGCCACATGATCATTCGGATTTGTGGTCCcatcccattatatttgggaatatcGGGCATACGAAACCTTTTTGGGATCGGCTTTggtgccgcgctcggaggaaaggGCTTCTAGATAACTCTTTTGGAGTCTGGTCCCTTTAATATCGGGGTGCTcctgggatctgatcgaccctggagttgtatgtttccaccttcATGTCGTTGGACTCAATGTTTTTATCGCCTGACTCCACCCATTTTGTCAACgcctcgagcattttcatcacCTCTAAGTTACCTCGGGCTCAGCTTCCCCCGGTCTCTCTGTAATTTATTCATCTTTTCACGTGCTTTCCCGGGATTGTTCGGATTCGACCTAGTTGGAGGCGTGGCTTTGATTCTGCAACTGTTCAATTGtcgcttgttgagcctgcaacatttcgaaaatcaatcGTAAGCTCACCCCATCACCTTCACCTTCAGGTGCTTCTCGAGCTGTTGGTCGGGGTCCTCCGCGAATACTGTTT
Encoded proteins:
- the LOC104098864 gene encoding uncharacterized protein, encoding MPALHFLQKQRREKLDKQFEHFLEVFKQVHVNIPFTKVLSQMPAYAKFVKEILSEKRKVEETSVVKLTEHCSAILQNKLPKINGDPGSITIPCSLGSTKFQKSLCELGASNNIMPLSIFKKLDGDIEESRLIHVSLQLADHTTIIPEGIVKDVLVRVDKFMFPVDFIMVNMEENREVPLILVRPFLATGRAILDQERQPMLRMGDERLIFKMEGERGA